The Deltaproteobacteria bacterium genome contains a region encoding:
- a CDS encoding formate--tetrahydrofolate ligase, with product MTPNPSSASLGPRPIHEVAATLGVPERFVIPYGRDKAKLDLALLDEPRQRPNPGRLVLVSAITPTPAGEGKTTTTIGLGQALARLGESVCLALREPSLGPCMGMKGGATGGGKSQLTPADAINLHFTGDFHAVTSAHNLLAAMLDNRIHFDYPMKVDPRRVLWRRVIDMNDRSLRKTLIGLGGVNQGVPREAGFDITASSEVMAMLCLATGYEDLRARLDRTLVAFDFEGTPVTAKQINATGAMLALLKDALLPNLVQTIEGTPALVHGGPFANIAHGCNSVLATKMALHLADWTITEAGFAFDLGAEKFFDIKCASAGLDTAAVVLVATVRALKMHGGVKKGDLGKPDPEAVRRGLPNLDKHIENIHHFTEVPVVALNRFGGDTEEELAVVRAYCESRHVPFAVASHFEQGGEGALELARTVVTHAERVSRPFTPLYSWSDPVPQKILTVARKMYGARNMVLTPTAERDLKDVERLGYAALPVCIAKTQNSLSDDPTRLGRPEDFDITVRNV from the coding sequence ATGACCCCGAATCCTTCCTCCGCGTCCCTCGGGCCGCGCCCCATTCACGAGGTGGCCGCGACTCTCGGCGTCCCCGAGCGCTTCGTCATCCCGTACGGGCGGGACAAGGCCAAGCTCGACCTCGCGCTCCTCGACGAGCCGCGGCAGCGACCTAACCCCGGGCGACTCGTCCTCGTCTCGGCCATCACCCCCACCCCCGCCGGCGAAGGGAAGACCACCACCACCATCGGGCTCGGGCAGGCACTCGCGCGCCTCGGCGAGTCGGTCTGCCTCGCGCTCCGCGAGCCCTCGCTCGGCCCGTGCATGGGCATGAAGGGGGGCGCCACGGGAGGCGGTAAGAGCCAGCTCACCCCGGCCGACGCGATCAACCTGCACTTCACCGGCGACTTCCACGCGGTGACCTCGGCCCACAACCTCCTCGCGGCGATGCTGGATAACCGCATCCACTTCGACTACCCGATGAAGGTGGACCCGCGGCGCGTGCTCTGGCGGCGCGTGATCGACATGAACGATCGGTCGCTGCGCAAGACCCTCATCGGCCTCGGGGGCGTGAACCAGGGGGTGCCGCGCGAGGCCGGCTTCGACATCACCGCCTCCTCCGAGGTGATGGCCATGCTCTGCCTGGCCACCGGCTACGAGGACCTCCGCGCGCGCCTCGACCGCACCCTCGTAGCCTTCGACTTCGAGGGGACCCCCGTCACGGCCAAGCAGATCAACGCCACCGGGGCGATGCTCGCGCTGCTCAAGGACGCGCTCCTGCCGAACCTCGTCCAGACCATCGAGGGCACGCCGGCGCTCGTGCACGGCGGGCCCTTCGCCAACATCGCCCACGGCTGCAACAGCGTGCTCGCCACCAAGATGGCGCTGCACCTGGCGGACTGGACGATCACCGAGGCGGGCTTCGCCTTCGACCTCGGCGCGGAGAAGTTCTTCGACATCAAGTGCGCGAGCGCGGGGCTCGACACCGCGGCGGTGGTGCTGGTGGCCACGGTGCGCGCGCTCAAGATGCACGGCGGCGTGAAGAAGGGCGACCTCGGCAAGCCCGACCCGGAGGCCGTGCGCCGCGGCCTGCCGAACCTGGACAAGCACATCGAGAACATCCACCACTTCACCGAGGTGCCCGTGGTCGCCTTGAACCGCTTCGGCGGCGACACCGAGGAGGAGCTCGCCGTCGTGCGCGCCTACTGCGAGAGCCGCCACGTGCCCTTCGCCGTGGCGAGCCACTTCGAACAGGGCGGCGAGGGCGCGCTCGAGCTGGCCCGCACCGTCGTGACCCACGCCGAGCGGGTGTCGCGCCCCTTCACGCCCCTCTATAGCTGGAGCGACCCGGTCCCGCAGAAGATCCTGACCGTGGCGCGCAAGATGTACGGCGCACGCAACATGGTCCTCACCCCCACCGCCGAGCGGGACCTGAAGGACGTGGAGCGGCTGGGCTACGCCGCGCTGCCGGTCTGCATCGCCAAGACCCAGAACTCGCTCTCCGACGATCCGACGCGCCTCGGCCGCCCCGAGGACTTCGACATCACCGTGCGCAACGT